GTACTAATagctttatttttcatttcttaacttaaagaaaaatgaaagcccaagcccaactcaaaacccataaaccatgcaaatacaaacaaaatcaaatcctaATAGTCGTTCTACccaccacccaaaaaaaatgaaggaaaaaaacaagagaaaattttagttgtaaCATGGATAACGCGATTTTCTTATTCCGAACAATAATGTTATGTCACACAAAACTGTAATCACTGCATATGAATAGCAAAATTGTGATATTCCTTAAGTTTTCCTTGAAAATTAGGGTGATAATCACTACCACTCGCTCACCACTCACATTTTCCCACCAATTTAATGCTGTCTCTGGTGTGAGTATTAAATGCAGCAGCTGGAGCACCCACCCACCTTCTCTCCTCtcaccccccaaaaaaaaatcacccaACTCCCAATGGCTAAAACCCCCCTTCCTCCTCCCCTCCTCTTCCAATGTCGTCCGCCCCAAACCCCACCCACCCCTCCACCCAAAATTACCTAACTACCCTCGGACTCGGCTACGGCATCGCCATTGCGCTCGGCTTCCTCGTCCTCTTCTCCACTCTCCTCCTGGCTTCCTACATCTGCTGCCGCGTCtcccgccaccaccaccacccgcCTCCCAACCCGAACCGGAACCCGAACAACTCCGACGGCGTCATCCTCCCCCGAATCATCTTCGTCGCCGAGGACGACAACGACCAGCAGCAGCAAGACGATGAGAACGCCGTCGTCGGGATCCACCAGAGCGTCATCAACTCCTACCCCAAGTTCCCCTTCTCCAAGGAAGTGGCGGCCGCCGATTCGTCCACGTGCTCCATCTGCTTGTGCGACTACAAGGACGCCGAGATGCTCCGGATGATGCCCGAGTGCAGGCACTACTTTCACCTGATGTGCCTCGACGCGTGGCTCAAGCTCAACGGGTCGTGCCCGGTTTGCCGGAACTCTCCGTTGCCGACGCCCCTGTCGACTCCGTTGCAGGAGGTCGTGCCTTTGTCTCAGTACCCGGCCGATCGGAGATGGAGGAGGTGACTGATTGTCCTGATTGACTGATATCTTCTTTGGTTtttatccttttattttttatttttagtttgtttgttttgggtttagggttttctgttttctattGGTGGTGTTGGTTTGGGAATTGGGAAATGTAAATTtggtcttttcttcttcttcttcttcgggTACTGATTTTGTGATATTAGTGAAGTGGATTATGCACAAACAACTTGTGTCTCATGGAATTTGATTAAtgttaattactttgatttggGTGATGATAAAGTTTTGGAATTCATTTTTAATCATCTACATACATGGTTGCCAACTTGCCATGGAGACCCTTGTGAATTTTGTTTGTCATTCACTTAAAGCTTCTtgtgtgtttttctttcttgcttgGTACCTAATCATGTTGAGtacttgaaaaaaccaatctAACAGTAAATCTGGTA
Above is a window of Prunus persica cultivar Lovell chromosome G2, Prunus_persica_NCBIv2, whole genome shotgun sequence DNA encoding:
- the LOC109947174 gene encoding RING-H2 finger protein ATL67; protein product: MSSAPNPTHPSTQNYLTTLGLGYGIAIALGFLVLFSTLLLASYICCRVSRHHHHPPPNPNRNPNNSDGVILPRIIFVAEDDNDQQQQDDENAVVGIHQSVINSYPKFPFSKEVAAADSSTCSICLCDYKDAEMLRMMPECRHYFHLMCLDAWLKLNGSCPVCRNSPLPTPLSTPLQEVVPLSQYPADRRWRR